The nucleotide window TTAGGTCTAGCTTAGAAGGGGCAGATATGGTTTTTGTGGCTACTGGTATGGGAGGCGGCACAGGGACAGGTGCTTCTTCTATTGTGGCTGAAGTGGCTAAGGAATTAGGTGCTTTAACTATTGCCGTGGTAACTAAACCTTTTGTTTTTGAAGGCTTTAAAAGGCAAGAAAATGCAGAGAGAGGTATAAAGGAATTAATTGAAAGAGTAGATTCTCTAATCGTTATTCCCAATCAAAAACTTTTATCAGCTTCAGAGAAAAAGACTACGGTGATAGAAGCTTTTAGAATAGCCGATGATGTACTAAGGCAAGGGATTCAAGGTGTTTCAGATTTAGTTATTCATCCAGGAATCATAAATTTAGACTTTGCAGATATAAAAACAGTTATGTCCGGAATGGGTAAAGCTCTTATGGGTATTGGCATTGGAGTAGGAGAGAATAGAGCGGTTACGGCTGCCCAAGCAGCCATTAATTCTCCTCTTTTAGAGGACGTTTCTATAGAAGGAGCTAGGGCTATTTTAATTAATATTACTGGCGGCGAAGATCTTACTATTCATGAGGTTAATGAAGCGGCTAGTATTATTTCAGAAATGGCTGATAAAAAAGCTAATATTATTTATGGTCAAGCTATTGATGAGTCTCTCCATGATGAAATGCATATTACTATTATTGCTACCGGTTTTGGAGAAGTAAAAGAAAAAGAGAAGCCAAGTTCCAAGACAACCATAAATCTTGAAGATTATCGTTATGAGAAACCAGGTATTAGAATTAAGAAAGATAATCTACGACGAGAGATTTTAATTGGACCAGAAAAATTTTTAAGTAAAGATAGTAGAGAGATCGAAGAAATTCCGGCTGTTTTTAGAAAAATAGCTGATTAGAAGTTTCTTTATTAAATTAAGACCATAGGTTTCAAATTTACTTAATAAGTTCAAGTTATTTCTAGAAGTAAAAT belongs to bacterium and includes:
- the ftsZ gene encoding cell division protein FtsZ; translated protein: MIDFESEAYGSTKIKVIGIGGGGSNVVSRMMGRKVEEVEFWVMNTDAQALQMCEVPNKLQIGVKLTRGLGAGANPEVGRQAAEEDRELIRSSLEGADMVFVATGMGGGTGTGASSIVAEVAKELGALTIAVVTKPFVFEGFKRQENAERGIKELIERVDSLIVIPNQKLLSASEKKTTVIEAFRIADDVLRQGIQGVSDLVIHPGIINLDFADIKTVMSGMGKALMGIGIGVGENRAVTAAQAAINSPLLEDVSIEGARAILINITGGEDLTIHEVNEAASIISEMADKKANIIYGQAIDESLHDEMHITIIATGFGEVKEKEKPSSKTTINLEDYRYEKPGIRIKKDNLRREILIGPEKFLSKDSREIEEIPAVFRKIAD